The Verrucomicrobiota bacterium nucleotide sequence CAATCTGCGCCCTCAGTCTCCGCACTAGGCTACACCCTGACACCGTCGGCGAGGTCGCCCTACCTGAGTCAGTGGTATTGTTCAGGTGCGGAGTTTGATCCTGGACTCAGATTATTTTTCTAAAAACGGTTCCAAATGTTTCCAGACCAAGTCCTTAATAATCACGTGGCCCTCAGGATTGGGGTGAATACCGTCTGCTTGATTCAGGCCCTCAATGCCCCCTACGCCTTCCAAGATAAAAGGAATCAAGTAGGCTCCCGTTTCTTCGGCGACTTCTGCAAATGCCGATTTGAATTCCCCGGCATAATCGGGTCCCATGTTGGGCGGGACTTGCATGCCCGCCAGAATGGTTTGTGCCTCCGGGTATTTTTCTTTCACTCGTTTGAGAATGGCGGTGAGGTTTGTTTTGGTGGATTTAACTGATTGACCACGCAAACCATCATTGGCCCCCAACTCTAAAACA carries:
- a CDS encoding arylesterase; the encoded protein is MGDSLTAGYGVGNDRAFPALIQDQLDEEGFAYRVMNAGVSGETSAGGLSRINWLLKRPIDIFVLELGANDGLRGQSVKSTKTNLTAILKRVKEKYPEAQTILAGMQVPPNMGPDYAGEFKSAFAEVAEETGAYLIPFILEGVGGIEGLNQADGIHPNPEGHVIIKDLVWKHLEPFLEK